Below is a window of Escherichia coli DSM 30083 = JCM 1649 = ATCC 11775 DNA.
CCGGTTCTGACGAGATCTTCCACGCTTACCTGCAGGTTGCCGCAGGATTCTGCCTGTTCTGCACGCCGTTTCAGGAGGGCAAGATGCTCGATACGCTGCAGCGCAGACAATTCGGAAAGCGTGACAGACACACCGTTATATTCAAATTGTTCTGTTTTCAGAAACATGTATTACCTCCGTTTACCCTGCAGCGCCCGCTTCAGTAACGGTGACTTCAGCCACTGCGGCGAACTGACCATTTCCGCTCACCACAGGGATCTGCACCTTACCTGTCGCCACGCCGTTTACCGTAATTGTCATATCTTTCACACTAATGGTGGCTTTCGACGGATCGGCGGAAACCGCTCTGAACGTCTTGTCGGTTGCACTTTCCGGCTCAAAAGAAACCGTCAGGGTGGTTGTTTTCCCTTTTGCCACCGTACCGGATGTCGGCGTCACCTTAATCGCACTGACCGGCGTAATTTTGCTGCGTTCTTCCGCTACAGAAGGTTTACCCACGTTAGTGACTTTCACCGTGCGGGTGATCACTTCTTTCGCCGTCACGGCCTTACCGATACTGCTGACCCAGCCACGAAACACATCCACCGTGCCATTCGGAAAACGGATTTTATAGGCCCGGACATCGCCGCTTTCAAACCAGCCTATAAGCCCTTTCTGGCCTTCCTCTCCCGGTTTCCAGGCCAGCGTAAAACTGGTATCACCTGCAGATTTCTGCCCCTGCCCGGTCGCGGTCCAGTCCGCGTCTTCATCATCCAGGTAGTTATCATCGTAGGATTCTGCCGTCATCTCGCCCGGCGTCAGATCCTTCACCTTAGCCAGTCGCTGCCAGTCATCGTCTGACAACGGGTTTGCATAAGCATCACCCTTGCCGTTGTAAACCCACAGAGTGGTACCGGCACCTTTTACCGGCTCAAGGGGATTTGGTGTTGCCATATCGTCCTCACATCTCGTATGTAATGGAATAAGTCAGATCTGCAGAACTCCATAACGCCATATCGTCATCACGACGATACTCATAGCCCTGCGTAACCATCGTGGTAATCAGTCCTGCCAGTGCCGGGATCGCGGTCATCGCCGGGTAAATCCGGCTTTCCATCCACTGATCAAGCTCTGAATCCGGTACCTGTGCCGGTAAAAACACCTCAATATGCAGCGTGGCCCGCCAGGTATCTGCATCCAGCTCTTCACCGGTATACTCTGCATCCGTCAGATAAACCGCGATCGCAGGAAAATCCTCTTCGTCAAAAACAACGGGGCGACCATCAAACAGCGTCGCCCCGTGTTCATGCTGCTCGAGTGCATCCAGCACTGCGGCACGAATGTCAGTGTGTTTCATCGTTTTATTGCAATCCTCAGTTGTTGTTTCAGCGCGTATGCCAGTTCTTTAGGCAGGCGTTCACGCCGGATACGGTCAACATTCTCATCAAATGCCTGTTTCAGTGGGGCCGCCATCGGGATTTTCACCACATCAATGGGGTAACGGTTTTTCCCGGCCACACGCTGCATGACATGCCAGCGACCATTTT
It encodes the following:
- a CDS encoding phage tail protein, translating into MATPNPLEPVKGAGTTLWVYNGKGDAYANPLSDDDWQRLAKVKDLTPGEMTAESYDDNYLDDEDADWTATGQGQKSAGDTSFTLAWKPGEEGQKGLIGWFESGDVRAYKIRFPNGTVDVFRGWVSSIGKAVTAKEVITRTVKVTNVGKPSVAEERSKITPVSAIKVTPTSGTVAKGKTTTLTVSFEPESATDKTFRAVSADPSKATISVKDMTITVNGVATGKVQIPVVSGNGQFAAVAEVTVTEAGAAG
- a CDS encoding phage minor tail U family protein, with the protein product MKHTDIRAAVLDALEQHEHGATLFDGRPVVFDEEDFPAIAVYLTDAEYTGEELDADTWRATLHIEVFLPAQVPDSELDQWMESRIYPAMTAIPALAGLITTMVTQGYEYRRDDDMALWSSADLTYSITYEM